The Bacteroidota bacterium genome includes the window GGGAATTGTGGTGCGTAACGGAATATTGCTGGTTGAGTTTACCGATTTGCTTATGGAGCAAGGAATGGAGTTGAAAGCCGCGATTATTGAGGCCGGCCGAACCAGGATGACACCGGTAATTTTAACCGCATCGGCAACTATACTTGGCTTGATTCCTTTGGCGGTAGGATTAAACATCGATTTTGTGACCTTATTCACGGTGTTTAATCCGCATATTTTCTTTGGAGGAGACAGTGTTGCGTTTTGGGGACCATTGAGCTGGACCATGATTTTTGGTTTGAGTTTCGCCACTTTTTTAACCTTGATTTTAGTTCCTGCAATGTATTTATTAGCGATGCGATTGAAACAGAAACTTGGATTGGTAAAAGCTTAGATTTTTAAATCACTCACATAAAAAGCGGAGTTCCCTAGTGGAGCTCCGCTTTTTATTTTGTATCGCACTACTGTTCTCTTTAGGAGTGTAATTTAAAGAGTAAGCGTTATATCTGTTAAGGCGAAATATTGGGAGCTAACAGCACTTTGTTAATCAGTGATCTTTCGTTAAAACCATTGCTCCTCTTTTAAAAAATGTGAGAATTTAAGTATGCAGAAGGTTGTAATTTTTACTGAATAAGTTCAATTTTTTTAACAATGGTTTTACTACCATTAACAAGTTTTAGAAAGTATGTTCCTGGTGAAAAATTGCTTAAATCTACTGTGAAACTGCTTGTTCCGGAGGGAATATTGTTTTGCATAATTTCCCTTCCGAGTAAGTCATGCACAAAAAGTTTTTGCTTTGAAGAATTGGTGTTCAATAACTTCACGGTAAAGATGCCATGTGAAGGATTTGGATATACCAAAAAGCTATTGTTGTCCGCTATGGAATTAACGCTAATGGTATTGGTTAGCCAAGACTTTCCATCTAGTTTCCAGGCTGTATATGTTTCAGGTTGAATGCCCGAATCGTAAATTAAATGATGCAATGCTGTAACAGCAACATCGGTATGTACCGGCGATTGTTTCATCAAATTTTTATTTACACCTGTAGAATTAAAGATTCCTGTTGCTAAAAAGTTATAGGTACCAGGGTCGGAGGCTGAAATTTGTTGTGGAGTAACAGAGTTGCCTGATGCAATGAACCAAATATGTCGTTCGGCCCAAGAGTTTCCTCCATGCACAAATCCGGTTCCTCCATGATCGGTTACCACTAAAATTAGCCAATCTTCGCCTGCATAATTGCTTCGCATTTTTAGCGCATTGAGCAATATTCCTACTTGAGCATCTGCGTATTCTATAGCCGTTAAATACTGTGCATTGCCGGGATTAAAAGTGCTGGAGTGACCTTCGCGATCAACCGCTTCATAATAGGCAAAGAGGCAATCGAGATTAGTATCGGCCAATTGGCGCAATGCTTCAGCGGTGGTTGAATCGCCTCCGTTTGCTGTTTGAATTTTGGCATCCATGCCATCGTTGTAAACGAAATTATTTAAAGCTTCCCATTCCGAAATTTGTACGCAACGCAAATTGGGTTTAATTTCTTTGGCTCGTTTAGTAAAGTAAGGATAGCTATTAAAACTGCTGTTGGCATACGAATTAGCTTTTACTCCGTGTTTATTCCACCAGGTTCCGGTCATGATGCTTGACCAAGAAGGGCCTGAAATGGTGATACCACAATGCCAGGAATCATAAGTGTATAAGCTTGTGCTGATGAGCGAATCGAGATACGGGGTACTTGCTTGTTGCAAGGCATCGGAGCGGCAGCCGTCGATGCCAATAATTAGCACTTTACGGGATTGTGATGCTGTACTTGTAAAGCACATCAAACAAGCACTGAGCAACATAAATACAAATAGCCTTGGCAAAGTTTTTTTCATTGCATTAAGGGTGCTGTGTTTTACAAAATTATAAATTAACTCATATCCTAAATTTTTCTGTTTTAGTGTAAATGCTTAATTAAACTAACCAAGCTGTGTTTAATGAGTACTGGTAATGTGAACAATAAATTCCTTCAGTACTACAAAGTTGATTTTAAAACTTTTTTACCCTCTTTAAAACGATAGCTGAAGCTGTTTTAATTGCTCTGCTTCAGTGTTTAAAAAAAGTTTTTGAACCATCATTGACGAGGTTTAATATCACCGTGCATAGGTTAGTAAGATTCTAGCTTTTTAGTTTATTGAACCGCCCTTAATTAGACTACTTTTATAAAAAATTTTTATGAAAAAAATACTCTTACTATTAAGTTTAATTGCCAACAATGTTAGTTCACAAAATTTACAGGAAACTGAAAATATTCAACACTCAAGCGGTTGGGTAAATACACTGCGAAAAACTTTTCAAGCACCCTTTGGCAATCCAAATTCGTTAAAAGATAGTGTTGTGAGTAATTATGATACTAATTGCAATTTAACGCGACGTAGCTTTTACAGAAGAAACTCTAACAATACATTAATTTTGATTTCAGATTACACTTATGCAAACTACGATACGAGCGGTAATTTTTTTCAATTTATAATACAAACATTTAACAATACAACTGGAGCTTCGCTTTCTAAATTTAAAACAAGCTATAGTTATCATCAATCCAATTTGCTTGCAGACACAACCTTTCAAGAAGTTTCAGGGACCTGGAATCCAGCTATTGCTTATCAACATTTTTATACAAGTAGTCGACCTGACTCCTCTTACGAATTTAGCTATGATACGATTACTACCAATTGGACTATTAGCTCAAAAACCTATTTTACATTTGTTGATACACAAAATAGGCCGTTGAAAACGATACGCTATTTTTTATCGGGAGGAACTAGCTATATGCTCCAACGAATAGATACCATGGCTTATTTGAATAGTACATCCAATTTGCTCAGTTATGAAAAAAGCATTCAATACGCAAATAATTTACCTTATACAGCTAACACTAAGGTTTCAAGCTATGATTCCTATGCTAATTTAACACTCTCTAAAACTTTTTTGTGGAATGCTCCACAAACCTTTGAAACACTAATTGATAGTAGCTTAAATTACTACCTTAACCCGGCATTAAAATTAGTTGCTGATTCTTCTTATAGCTACACTTTTGATATTTCAACCGGAGCATTTCAACTACTGCTTCGTGGGAAAAATACATTTGATGCGAATTCAAACTATATAAATTTCAACTACGAATACGCTTCCTCTCCAAACGGACCATTTACCCCTTTTGTAAACATTGAGTACGAATGGACTGCTTGTGTTCCTACTTTACTACCAAAGCTAACTAGGGCACCTTTATTAAATTTTTATCCCAATCCTAGCAATGGGAAAATCATTCTTGAAGGTGTAGTTTCGTATTATGAAGTGTATTCAGTCGTAGGCCAATTAATTACATCATCGACAGTTTCTGCTGATCAAAAAATTATTGAATTTACAAACCTAAAAAGCGGGGTGTATTTTTTACGGTTGGGTGATGGAAAAAACATGCAAACGAAAAAGTTGCTGATAGAATAATTGTATCCATTTTTTAATTTATATCAAAAACGTTTTCCATTGTTCTAATGGGGTTTAAACTATTTCTGCTAATTTACTTAACTTAGCAGTTCAAATAAGCGAGTGATCCCAAAAGAAACCATCGATAAAATTTTTGAAACTGCCCGAGTAGAAGAGGTGGTAGGAGATTTTGTGTCGCTTAAGCGGAGGGGTGTTAATTTACTAGGCAATTGCCCCTTTCACAATGAAAAAACACCTTCGTTTACCGTATCTCCGGCAAAGGGAATTTACAAATGTTTTGGTTGCGGGAAAGGCGGAAATTCGGTAAATTTTATCATGGAACACGAGTCGCTCTCGTATCCGGAAGCATTAAAATACCTGGCTAAAAAATACAATATTGAGGTTCCGGAAGTAGAGCTGAGTGCCGAACAAATTGAACACGACAATGAGCGTGAAAGTATATTTTTAGTTACGGCTTTTGCACAAAAATATTTTACTGAACAATTGCATCATTCGCCCGAAGGAGTTGCCATTGGTTTAAGCTATTTTAAAGAACGAGGGTTTAGAGAGGACATCATTGAAAAGTTTCAGTTAGGCTATTCGCATGACAAATGGCGAAACTTTACAGATGCGGCTCTTGAAGCAGGTTATAAAACCGATTATTTAATTCGTTCGGGGCTCACCATACGTAGCGAGAAAACGCCCTCAGTTGATATTGCCGATGAGCAAACTATTCACGGCGAAAAAAGAGAACGCTTGTTTGATCGATTTTCGGGACGTGTACTATTTCCGGTACATAACATATCGGGAAGAGTAATTGCATTTGGTGGAAGAATATTGGGTTCGGATAAAAAAGTTGCCAAGTACATTAACTCACCCGAAACCGAAATTTACCACAAGAGCAATGTGCTGTATGGCTTGTACTTCGCAAAGAAAGCGATATTGGCTAAGGATGTTTGTTTTTTAGTGGAAGGTTATACCGACGTTATTTCATTGTTTCAAGCGGGCATTGAAAATGTGGTGGCTTCGAGTGGAACATCCTTAACTGTGGAGCAAATTCGTTTGATACATCGGTATACAAAAAACATCACCATTTTGTATGACGGAGATACAGCAGGAATAAAAGCTTCGTTTAGAGGGATTGATTTGATTTTGGAGGAGGGAATGAATGTTAAGGTGTTGTTGTTTCCGGATGGAGAAGATCCTGACTCATACAGTAAAAAAGTGAGTAGCGCCGAATTGGAAGAATTTATTTCTAAAAATTCTCTTGATTTTATTCGCTTTAAAACCGGCTTGTTGTATGAAGAAACGCGACATGATCCCATAAAAAAAGCCGGGCTCATTCATAATATTGTTGAAACTATTTCGCTTATACCGGATGCTATATCGCGCTCGGTGTATGTAAAAGAGTGCAGCAGGATAATGGATATGGGGGAGCAGATTTTGCTTACCGAGCTGAATAAATTACGCCGCAAGAAACTTGGTGCTGCAGCCGAAAAAGCAGGAGATGAAAACTTTACAAGCAGTTTTTCGGAAGCGGCGATAGCAGATGAAGAACAAGACATTATTGTTGAAGATGCTATTGAATTTCAGGAACGGGATATTATTCGCTTGCTGGTTAATTTTGGAAATCGTGAAATAAATTTTGAAGTAGTTGATGAGGAACAAAACACCCAAACCGTTACTACCACTGTTGCTGAGCGCATACATTTTGAAATTACGAACGACCAATTAACATTTGAAAATAAAAACTACGAGTTAATTTTTGCTGAAGTAGCACAACATTTAGCCGATGAAAAAGTGCCGGATGTAAATTATTTTACACAACATCACGACCCGTTAATTCAACAATTGGCCATTGATATGGTGAGCAATAAATACGAGCTAAGTCAACATTGGGAGCGACATCACATTAATGTGCAAACCGAAGAAATGGTGTTGAAACAATCGGTATATAGTGCGCTATTTTCGTTGAAAAACACCAAGGTGATGAAGTTGATTTCTGAGAATCAACAGCAATTAAAAGAATTTAAAGATTTAAATGAGGAGAGTCTGCAAGCTTTAATTGAGCAGCAACAAGCTTTGTTGGAGGCTAAGAAACATTTTTCGCTGCAATTGGGGCGGATTATTTTGAAATGACGGGAACAAATATGAAAAAAACAATTTATATTCTTTTGTTTCATGTGCTTTACGTTCACTGTTTAATGGCACAAACGCCAATATACAATTGGGCAAATGTCACCGAGGGCTCTTTCATTGATAATGATGGTAATTATATTGCCTTGGACAAAACTGGCAGCATTTACAAAACAGGTTTCTTTCAAGGAACAATGGATTTTGACCCCGGTGCGGGAGTTTTTAATTTAACATCTTCAGGGAATGAAGATATTTTTATTTCAAAGTTAGATTCAAATGGAAATTTCATTTGGGCAAGGAACTTTGGAGGACCAGGAAATGATCATGGTATTTCGATAGCTGTGGGTGTTATGAACAATATTTATGTAACCGGCTACTTTGAAATCTACTCTGACTTTGATCCTGGTCCAGGAACTTTTAATCTAACATCTAATGGTAACTTTGATGTTTTTATTCTAAAAATAAATGCTTCGGGAGATTTTGTTTGGGCAAAAAACATGGGTGGCTCCGCCTCAGACAAAGGTATAAGTATTGCTCTGGATAGTCTTGAAAATAGTTATGCAACCGGCTATTTTGTTGGCATAGCTGATTTTGATCCTAGTTTGACAATTTTCAATTTAACCTCTAACCTTTCGAGTTCGTTTGTTTTAAAATTGGATTCAAATGGAATTTTAGTATGGGCAATACCTACAGGTGAGTCAACGAATGCAACCTCATTTGCCATAGACAGCAATGGGAATTCCTATACTGCTGGCCTATTCAATTCGTTGACCATAGATTTTGATCCCGGTCCAGGAATTTTTAGTCTGCAAAATGGGGAGGGTGTTTTTATTTCCAAGTTCGACTCGTATGGCAATTTTGTTTGGGCAAGAGGTTTTTCAAGTACCTTTGCTTTGCGAATCAGAAGTATAGCAACAGATGTTCAAGGCAATATATATTCAACAGGATACTTTAGTGGGGTTGCAGATTTCGACCCTGGGTTGCCGATTTATAGCTTAATAAGCAACACTGATTTCTTCGGTAATATTGATATTTTTATCTTAAAGCTTGATAGTGGAGGCAATTTTTCGTGGGCAAGAAATTTCGAAACTCATGGACTTTCACATTCAATAGCATCTTCAATTGCTGTCGATCATTTGGGGGATATATACTCAACAGGTATAGTTAATGATACAATTGATTTTGATCCCGGACCAGGAGTTTATAATTTGATAAACACTGGAATTTCCTTCTGCTTTATATCAAAATTAGATTCAACAGGAAGTTTTGTTTGGGCTAAAAAAATTGGAGGTCCTGGCTCGAGCTTTGGAACATCAATCGTTGTTGCAGGTCCTGGTAATATTTACTTAACAGGTGGCTTAACCGATACTGTTGACTTTAATCCGCCAACGGGAACTAACCTAACATCTTCATCAAGCGCAAGCACAGCAATATTTACTGCGAGATTTGGACAAGCTTTGGTCGGTATTGGAGAAATTTCTTCTCTACCTAATTTTATTCTTTACCCTAATCCAACATCAGGAAAAATCGAATTTTCTTTGACGAATAAAATAAAACTCCCTGCTCTTCTATCAATATATAATATTCTTGGGGAGAAAATTTTAGAAGTTGAAGTAAACAGTATCCATTCACAAATTAACTTGGACGCTAAGACGGGTATTTATTTTTTGAGAATAGAAAGCAAGGGAGTGCAAATTAACCAAAAAGTTGCAATAGAACGGTAGTATTCTTCAGCATAAAACTATTTTGAGTAATATCATTTCTAAGCACAAGCCAAACATTTTTTCAACAATAAAAATTCTTCTTCTCAAATAGCCGATAGAAATTGTATTTTTTATTTCTCTCCCCTTTTCAAAGGAAAAAGAGAAGTACTTTATTCCCGAATAAATTTTTTATGGTGGATTGTTCCTTTGGCATCTTTTGCTGAAACAATATACACTCCGGGAGAAAATTTGATTACATCTATTTTTACCACTGATTTTGCCTGAGCTCTTGGATTGCTTTCCATTATACACTTTCCCATCACATCGTAAATTGACAAATCAGTAATTATGCTACTGTTATTAAATTGAATTTGGATACTGTTGTTGCTTGGGTTTGGAAATAGAAGCAAGTTATTGGTTTGAGTTGACTGTTCTGTAATGCCCGGAAATATTGGCAAGCAGGATGGGGCGTTGTTATTATCGAACCATGATTTTACCTTTTGCACATCATTCACTGCCATGTTGTAATAAGCCGGAGAGTTAAATGTAAGAGTTGTGTCGCGCGAAAAAACCAAGGCAAAATCATAGTCGAAAGAGCTCCCTGCTGGAAATAAAAATGGACCAGAGCTAGCATTTACTCTCTCGTACTCCCATAAGTATGGTGAGGACCAGCCTTGCGGATTTGATGGAAAGTCGGGATACATAAATTTTGTTGGGTTTCCAGTAAAATAACCTGTGCCTCCATAGGTTAAAGGTGAACCATTTCTCCATTTGGCTTGCATAAGCAAATAACTTTGAATATCATTTTCAGGACTGCAATTTTGGAAAGGGCCTTTATGATGAATCATAGAATTTGTCAATAAATTTCTTTCACCAATTTCATCTAAAACGCCATCATTGTCATTGTCAATCGAATCATTGAGATAAGCGAGTGGTCCATTTAAAATAACATTGCTTACCACAGGTGGATACAAACCGTAATGATTATTATTATTTCCATCATCTACTGAATCAAAGTTACAAGCATACACAAAATTGTTTTGAGCATTAGTACCAATTATATCATCTACAGGATTCCCTATTTCCAAATCTGACCAGCTTGAAATGTAGGTTGAGTCGTAGTTAAATTTGCTCCGATTAAAAATTTGATAACTGTAAAATGTGGTATAATTTATTATAGAGTCTCTGTTTTGTAAATTCGAACAGGCGAAGGAATAAGCAGCAGCATGTACTTCAATTTTCAAGGGTATTCCAAATGAAGAGGAATGATAATCTAAATTATCATTGAAAATCCAATACGCCATTTGATCTCCTTTAATTTTAGGATAATCTCCATCATTCAAAGGGTTGTAATTACCATCGTGATTAACGTCAACAAACGGAGCCATATTGCGTGTGTAATTTCCTGATCCTCTAGCGGGCCAGTTGAGAATATCCTCGGTGGGAACAAAAGTACCTGCCTGAACATCTCCATTTTGAAATTTATACTTGAATTGTTCAATATCAAACTTGCTTACGAGCCAAAGTCTATCATATTTCAGGGCAGTTGCTGTATCGCTTTCTCCTGTTAATGTATCCAAAGGTCCGGGCCAAAAATCAATGCCAAAATAATTATTGCCATAGGTTTGAGCCGCAAGGTGTAATATTTGACTTGAGTCTTTTCCTCCTATCCACAAACTATTAGCTAGCATAGCTAATTTATGGCTGCCTTTAGGTACTTCGTAATAATTGCTATCCTGAATATAAAATTGCGTTGAACGATTTGAAATGCCTGCTTTTACTTGGTTAACATCTAGGTAGCGGCTATTGGCATAACAAGAAGAATTGAGCCAATAATTATAAAAGGGATTAACAAGGGTATCGTTGAAAAAAGCAAAATTTTTAGCCATTGATTTGAGGATTATTTTATTTCTCTTTTTACTAAAGAAAAACTGTAGCGTATAATAAGAGCAAGAGTTGTTGTAATTGGAATAAAATTTTTGTTTGCCATTGACTATTTCACAGAAGCCTTGTTTGGTAGAAATTAACAATCCATCGTTTGGTCCTTTTGCTAAATTGTTTGAAAAAAGTGTGATTTGTGCCGGTGTGTAAAATATCTCTCCGATGCTTTTAATGCTATTGTTTTGCATTCTGAAAATTTCTTGAGCACTAATCCATAAATAATTATCAGCAAAGCATACTGCAGAAATAACCTGATTGTTAAATGCACTAACACTACTAAAATTTACACCATCGAAATTCAACAAACCCTTTGTGATGCCAATCCAAAGGTTTCCAAGATTGTCACATTCGAGTGATAAAATTGTGTCGCATTGAAGTGTTGAATTGTTAACTGTGTAGTTGATAATTGTTCCACCATTGTATATAGAAAGCCCAGCACTACTTCCCAAATAAGCGACGTTGTTTTTAACTTTTAAACAGGTTAATTTATTGCTTGCAATTCCTGAATTACTTGTATTGAAATTTACCCAAGTATTGCCGTTAAAAACAGAAAGTCCACTATCACTTGTTGCAATGAAATAAGTATTCGTTGCGCTATCTACCGCAACAGCTGTTATATTATTGGATGCAATTCCTGAATTATTTGTTGTAAAGGTTGAATAATTAATGCCATCGAAAGTAATTAGCCCTGCACCAACACTGCAAATAAGAATATTTCCGGATGTATCCTCTGAGATTTGGCTATTGATTGAAGTATTGGCCCCAACGGGAAAAATTGAATTGGGAATTGTGAAGCAGGTAATCCCATTCTGCGCAAAAGCAAAAACAGAAATTAGCATGAAGGCAAGAAAGAAACTTACTATTTTCATCAAACTTAGATAGTTCAACGAATGTACTAATCTTTATTTCAACTTTTAAAAATCTGTTTCGCGAATAGCAGAAAGGTAAAGATCGTATTGAAGTGTGTTGCGTTAAGGATTGTAACGTAAATCCTTTTCATCCTTTTTCAGGATGAAAAGATTGCAGTGTAAAGCCTGACCCCCGATTTTTCATCGGGGGGAACGCCCAAAAAACATGTGGTAGAATATTTTTTCAACAAAGGTTGGGGAGTATATCAAATTGCCAAATGGAATTGTACTTTTGATTCATCAAGAAATTTTAGGTGAGTAAAACAGCGACTAAGAAAAAAGACGACATTGCGGAAACCCCGTTAATGAAGCAGTACAACAGCATTAAGGCGAAATATCCGGATGCATTGTTGCTGTTTCGTGTGGGCGATTTTTATGAAACTTTTAGCGAAGATGCCATAAAAACTGCGCAAATTTTGGGCATAGTACTTACCAGAAGAGCCAATGGTGCTGCCGCTTACATTGAATTGGCAGGTTTTCCGCATCATGCACTTGATACTTATTTACCAAAGTTGGTGCGTGCAGGCCACCGGGTTGCTATTTGCGATCAATTAGAAGATCCGAAACTTACTAAAACCATTGTAAAGCGCGGTGTTACCGAGTTGGTTACTCCGGGTGTGAGTTATAATGAAAAGACTATAGACCATCGCAATAATAATTTTTTGGCGGCTTTGCATTTGGTAGAAGATCCGCAAGAAGTTAAAAATACCGTATTGGGTGTATCTTTTTTAGATGTAAGTACCGGAGAGTTTATGGTGGCTCAAGGTAATTTTGATTATGTAGATAAACTCATACAAAGTTTCCGCCCGAGCGAAATTTTATATCCCAAAAAATTTAGAAAGTTTTTTAGCACACACTACAGTGACGGCTTTTACAGCTATGCCTTGGAAGAGTGGATTTTTGCAACTGACTATGCAAATGAGCTACTGCTGAAGCATTTTGGCACTGTATCGTTAAAGGGATTTGGAATTGAAAGTATCCCGGAAGCTGTTATTGCTGCCGGTGCTGCCTTGCATTACCTTGCCGATACACAACACGACAAGGTAAAACACATAACCACAGTATCGCGCATTGAAGAGGAAAAATACGTTTGGTTGGATCGATTTACCATTCGCAATTTAGAATTGTTTTCGTCGGCCAACGACCATGCAAAAACATTGATTGACATATTGGATAAAAGTATTTCTCCCATGGGTTCGCGCATGCTACGCAGGTGGATGTCGTTGCCTTTAAAAGACAAGCAACCTATTGAAGAGCGCTTGGAGGTTGTGTCGTACTTTTTAAACAATGTTGAATTGGCCGATAAAATAAAAGAGGAAATTCGGTTAATTGGCGATTTGGAGCGACTTACGTCGAAGGTTGCTGTTGGTAGAATTACTCCTCGTGAATTGGTGCAATTACTGCGCGCATTAAAAGCCATCGCTCCTATTAAAGCAATTGGTTCCGGAGCAGCAAATGAAACCTTAAATAAAATTTCTGAGCAGCTAAATCCATGTTTACTTATTGCCGAGCGTATTGAAAAAGAAATTCAAGCTGATCCTCCCCTATTGATTGCCAAAGGAAATGTAATTGCAAACGGTGTAGATGCAGAGTTAGATGAGTTGCGCAAAATTGCCTTTTCGGGAAAAGATTACCTGTTGCAAATACAACAAAAAGAAAGTGAACGCACCGGAATTAGCTCGTTGAAAGTTGCTTATAACAATGTGTTTGGATACTACCTAGAAGTTACCAATGTACACAAAGACAAGGTTCCTGTTGAATGGATACGAAAACAAACCTTGGTGAATGCTGAGCGCTACATTACTCCCGAGCTGAAAGAATACGAAGAAAAAATTTTAGGGGCAGAGGAAAAAATTCT containing:
- the mutS gene encoding DNA mismatch repair protein MutS, with the protein product MKQYNSIKAKYPDALLLFRVGDFYETFSEDAIKTAQILGIVLTRRANGAAAYIELAGFPHHALDTYLPKLVRAGHRVAICDQLEDPKLTKTIVKRGVTELVTPGVSYNEKTIDHRNNNFLAALHLVEDPQEVKNTVLGVSFLDVSTGEFMVAQGNFDYVDKLIQSFRPSEILYPKKFRKFFSTHYSDGFYSYALEEWIFATDYANELLLKHFGTVSLKGFGIESIPEAVIAAGAALHYLADTQHDKVKHITTVSRIEEEKYVWLDRFTIRNLELFSSANDHAKTLIDILDKSISPMGSRMLRRWMSLPLKDKQPIEERLEVVSYFLNNVELADKIKEEIRLIGDLERLTSKVAVGRITPRELVQLLRALKAIAPIKAIGSGAANETLNKISEQLNPCLLIAERIEKEIQADPPLLIAKGNVIANGVDAELDELRKIAFSGKDYLLQIQQKESERTGISSLKVAYNNVFGYYLEVTNVHKDKVPVEWIRKQTLVNAERYITPELKEYEEKILGAEEKILAIETRLFADLLLALSDYIVPLQLNAALIGRMDCLLCFAALAQKNNYVRPHLNDSKVLDIKNGRHPVIEKQLPLGVEYISNDVFLDDEQQQLIIITGPNMSGKSALLRQTALIVLMAQMGCFVPATHASIGLVDKIFTRVGASDNISSGESTFMVEMNETASILNNISDRSLILLDEIGRGTSTYDGISIAWAIAEYIHEHPTARAKTLFATHYHELNEMERSMKRIKNYNVSVKEIDQKILFLRKLKPGGSEHSFGIHVAKMAGMPKKVLQRANEILLELESDRVNRQDKSDTQSALNRIGKAKQEDYQLSFFQLNDPVLEQIREQLDKTDINTLTPVEALMRLNEIKKLTGG